GCCCACGCGCGATGCGCTCACCGGCGCCGTCACCCTGCTGCGCGAGGCGCGGCAGGTCTGGGTGATGGGCTTCGGGCTGTCGGCGCATCTGGCGGCGATCCTGGCCTTGGGCCTGCAGCCCTATCGCGACGGGATCGTGAACGTGGTGCAATATGGCGGGACCGAGGTCGCGGCGGGCCGGCTGATGTCGGCGGGGCCGGGCGACGTGGTCGTGGCCATCGCCTTTCCGCGCTATTCCCGCGACGTGGCGGATCTGGCCAAGGTGGCGGGCGGGATGGGGGCGCGGCTGATCGCCATCACCGATTCCCCCGCCGCCCCCTTGGCGCAGCGATGCGACCACCTGCTGCTGGCCCCGGCCCAGCATCCGGTCCTGTCATCGTCCTGCCTCCCGGGCCTGGCGATGATCGAGGCGCTGCTGTCGGAATTCCTGCTGTCGGATCCCGACCATCTGGACCGGGCGGCGCGGCTGGCCAACAGCATGGCCGCCTATCTGTCCGGCCAGGACTGACAGGCGGTCAGGGATAGGTCTCGGCCAGCCAGGCCGAGACATCGACGATCTGCTGATCGTCCAGATCGCGCGCCACGGGCATCATCAGCGCGGCATTCGGCCCCTCGACCTCGCCCGCGCGATAGGCGATCAGCAGGGCCGCCAGATCCTCGGCCGCCTGGCCTTGCAGGCCGGGAAAGACCGCGGTGCCCCGCGCGCTGCGCCCGTGGCACTGCGCGCAGACCGCGCGGTAAAGGTCCTGCCCCGCATCCAGGTCCGGGCTCAGGTCGTCCATCGGTTCGGCGGGGCCTTGTTCGGCAAAGGCCCCCAGGGGCAGCATCAGGGCCACCGCCAGCGCGGGGCCAAGGGAAAGGCGCATGATCGACATCCTTGCGGTGAATGGATGCGCGGGCCGCGCCTGCGGCCCGCGCGGGCGCGTCATTCGGGGGTGATGCGATAGATGTCGCCCTCGTCGATCGCGGCATAGAGATCGCCATCCGGCCCCAACACCACCGCGCGGAACCGTCCCGGCTCCATCGGCAGGTCCATGGTGGTGACGTCATTGGTGGACAGCCCGTCCTCGGCCAGGTCGATCACGTCGATGCGCTGGCCCGGCTCGGTCCCGCCGAAGCCGATGCCCAGAAGGCCCACGACCATGCGCCCGTCCCAATCGCCCCATTTCTCGCCCTCCAGGAAGGCGGCCGAGGAGGTGCCCTGCGACAGGCCGTTATTCTCCCATGCCGGGACCATCGCGTCGGGATAGGCCTCCAGATCGGTCATGGGCATGTATTCGGCCCGTTCGGCCGGGTCCATGGCGTCCATCTGGTTGGGCTCATAGCCGCAATAGCCGTCGGGACAGTCGCTGCGCCCGGCCACGTTGGGGCGCGGGTCCCAGCCCCCGTTGCCGCCGGGGACCAGGGCGGTGATCTCGTCCGAATGCCAGGGGCCGTGTTCGGACACGACCGGCTGGCCCGTGCCCGGGCGGAAGGCGATGCCCTGCACGTTGCGGTGCCCATAGGTATAGATGCGCGGATCGAAGCCCTCGGGGGCGCCGTTGCCCTCCACCGCCTGCCCGTCGCGATCCACGCGCAGCACCTTGCCGCCCAGCAGGGTCGGGCTCTGCGGCACGTCGGGATTATGCGTGTCGCCGGTCGTCACGAACAGATGCCCGTCGGGCGAGAACCGGATCCGCCCGCCATTATGCGCGCCCGGCCCGCCGAAGGGCTGGTCCGTCGCCTCGGGCTTGTAGGGAATGTCATCGATGATGTCGGTCCGGTCGGCGACCGTGTCCAGATCGTCGCCCACCGTCAGCCGGATCACCCGGTTCGACCCCGGCGCGGTCATGCTGGATGCGGAATAGACATAGACATGCCGGTTCGCGTCGAAATCGGGATCGACCGCGACGCCGTTCATCCCGGCCTGGCCCTCGCAGAACAGATCCTCGCCCTGCAGGGCGAAGCCCTCGGCCTCGCCCATGCCGAACAGGGGGCGGACATCGCCATCGGCGGTCATCACCGACAGGCCGCGGCATTTCTCGGTGAAGAACATCGTCCCGTCGGGCAGGAAGGCCATGTCCCACGGCTCCTCCAGATCGGTCAGGACGGTGCTGTGGGTCAGGCCGGGCGCGGCCAGGGCGGCAAAGGGCATGGTGGCCGCCACGGCGGCGGCGATGGCCACGCGCAGGCGCGCGGCGTGTTGGACGGATGGCATTCCGATCTCCTCCCCTGTCGGATCAGGCGGGTGCCGCGCATCGCCTCCCCGAGGCGCGGCACCCGCATCCCCCATGGTTGATCCGTGCGGGGGCCGCTGTCAACGACGTCGATCACGCGGCCAGCGCGATGCCTGCGGCAAGAAGGCGCGCATCGCCCCCCGAAGGCGCGGCCAGCATGGCCAGCGACCATCGCGGCTCCGTCCCGTCCTGCGGCAGGACCAGCGCGCAGCCATCCACCAGATTGACCAGCGACGTGTTGCGCAGCATGGCCGCGTTCAGCCGGTCGAAATCGGCCGCGACCGCGGCGATGCTGGGCGGCATCATCCGCAGGGCCGGGGCCAGCAGGGCGTCGAACCCCTCCATCAGCCGCCCGAACAGCGCGACCATGCGGGCGCGTTCGCCGTAGGCATCCGCGATCTGCTGCGCCGACAGCGTCTCGGCAAAGCGGATGCGGGACAGGACGCGCGGATCGCCCACGGCCTCCAGCCGGTCCAGATCGGCGGCATAGAGGCGATGCGCCTCGACCGCGACGATGATGCGGTTCAGCCCGATCGCCTGCCCGATGGGGGCCATGTCCACCGCCTCCAGCCGGTGGTCGCCGCCAAGGCGCGCGGTCTCGGCGTCGAACCAGGCCTGCATGTCGGGCGACAGATCGTCGGTGAACGCCCCCTGCGGCACCGCCAGGGTCAGCGGCCCGGCGGGCGGTGGCGTCACGGGGCCGTCTGCCATGACCGACAGCACCCGCCGCAGCGTCTCGGCATCGCGCGCCATCGGCCCGGGCGTGTCATAGCTGGGGGCCAGCGGGTGGATGCCCGCATCCGGGACCAATCCCTGGCTGGGCTTCATCCCCCACAGCCCGTTGGCCGTGGCGGGGATGCGCAGCGATCCGCCCGTATCCGTGCCGATGGCCGCATCGACCAACCCCAGCCCGACGCTGACCGCGCCGCCGGAACTGGACCCGCCGGGGATCACCCCCGGCGCCAGCACGCTGGAGGGGGTGCCGTGATGCGGGTTCAGCCCGACCCCGGAATAGGCGAATTCCGACATCGAGGTCCGTCCGAACATCACCGCCCCCGCCGCGCGCAGCCGCGCGACCACGGTGCAATCCCGATCCGCAGGCGCACGCCCGGCCAGCAGGCGCGACCCCGCGCCGGTGACCTGCCCCGCCTCGTCGAAAAGGTCCTTGACCGAGATCAGCATCCCGAACAGCGGCAGATCTTCGCCCGCATCGGCGCGGGCCTGCTGGCGCCGCGTCTCGGCCAGGATGCGCGGCGCGTCCAGCTGGGTGAAGATCGCGGCCCGGTCCGGCAGGGCCTCGGCGCGGGCCAGCGCGTCGGCGACGCGGGACAGAAGCGGCGTCATGCGACCTCGGGCAGGGTGGCGGTGGCATAGTCATGGCTGATGCTGCGCCCGCTGGTCGGGTCGCGCATCTGCATGCGGAACCGCGCGGCGGGGCGCACGCCGCCCTTGGCGCCGAAGGTGCCGCACATCATCGCCGCACCCTCCTGCGCCAAGGCCTCGAATTCCGCCCCCGCCATCAGATCGGCCAAGGGCCGGATCGCGGCCAGCGTGCCCGCCTGATAGGGCTGCCAGCCCGCGCCCTCGTCGATCCAGCTTTCCAGCTCGATCCGCTCCAGATGGTCGGCGACGCTGTCCCAGTCCCAGATCTCGGCCGCGCAGGGCTTGGCGCAGACCTGTTTCGACAGCGCGACGGAATGCGCCTCCAGCTTACGGTCGGTATGGTCGGAACCCAGGCCCAGCCAACGCCGCCCACCCGATTGGATGATCATGGGCTCAACCTCGCCCGAGCTGTCGGGGCCCACCGCCTCGATCCGCCCGGCCTGGGTCAGCAGCGCCGCCGCCACCCGGTAGTAAAGCGGCGTGGCCGATGGCGGCGCGACGCCGATCGCGGCCAGCTCCTCGATATGGTGCCGGATGGCGGTGGCATCTCGGCCGGTCCAGCCGGCGACGACCATGTGGCGGATCGCGATCTCCACGATCGCGCCGTTGCAGGTGAAGTTCATGTCGGAAAATCCTTTCAGAAGGCCGAGGGCAGCCACAGCGCCAGGCCGGGCAGCGCGATCAGCGCGGCGACCATCAGGGCCATGACCATGACATAGGGAATGACGCCCATGATGACGTCGTTGATGGAGCCGGGCTTGCGCGCGCCCTGGACCACGAACAGGTTCAGCCCCACGGGCGGGGTGATCAGCGCCATTTCCACCAGCACGATCAGCAGGATGCCGAACCAGACCTTGTCATAGCCGAGGCCCGCCATGATCGGCACGACGATGGGGATGGTGGCAACCATCAGGGCCAGCGTCTCGATGAAGAAGCCCAGCACGATGTAAAGCGCGATGACCAGCATCAGCGTCCCGAAAGGCGTCAGCCCCGACCCGCCGATCAGCGCCGACAGCTGCCGCCCCAGCCCCGCCGAGGTCATGGCGAAGTTCAGGAAATAGGCCCCCACGATCACCAGCATGATCATGGCCGAGATGCGGATCGTGCCCTCCAGCGCCTGGACGATGGCGCCGCGCGTCAGCCCGTCGCCCGCCGCGGCGATCACCGCCGCCATGGCGACGCCGATGGCCGCGGATTCCGTGGGCGTGGCCCAGCCCGCATAGATCGACCCGATCACCACCCCGAACAGCACCATGATCGGCAGCAGCTGCCCCAGGCTGCGGACCCTTTCGGACCAGGCAAAGCTGCGCGACGGACCGCCAAGCGCGGGGCGCGCGATGCAGATCAGCGCGGTCACCACGATGAAGGCCAAGGCCAGCAGCAGCCCCGGCATCAGCCCCGCCAGAAAGAGCTGCGGGATCGAGGTCTCGGTCAGGAACCCATAGACGATCAGGTTGATGGAGGGCGGGATCATGATCCCGAGCGTGCCCCCCGCCGCGATCGCGCCGGAAAACAGCCGCGGGTCATAATTCAGCCGCTCGGCCTGGGGCATGGCGACGGTGGCCACGGTGGCGGCGGTCGCCACCGACGATCCCGACGTGGCCGAGAACATGGTCGATGTCGCGATATTGGCATGGACCAGCCCGCCGGGCAGCCAGGACAGCCATTTGTCCAGCGCGGCATAGGTCCGCTCGGCCACGCCGCCGCGCACCAGTATCTCGCCCAGCAGCACAAACAGCGGAATGGCGATCAGCGTGCTGGAGGCCGAGGACGACCAGATCATCTGGCCCATGCCGCGCAGCAGCGGAAAGGCCGAATAGAACTGCGCGACCCCGATGCCCAAGAGGAACAGCACGATCCCCACCGGGATGGACAGGGCCATCAGGCCCAGCAGGGCGATTGCGACGGTCCAGATCATGGCTCGACCTCCGATCCGATGCCGATGGTGTCGTCCAGCGCCGCGCGGCGCCCGGCCAACAGGAAGGACAGCGTCACCACCGTCGCGCTGAAGGCGAACCACAGCCAGCCCGCGAACCAGATCCCCTGCGGGATCCACAGCGGCGTCTCCAACGGGGTATTGGCGCGGGACCCGCGCTCGATGGTCTTCTGCAGGACGGGCCAGCACTGAAAGGCCACCAGCAGCACGACGCCGTTGGTGACGATCATCGCCAGGACGTCCATCGCGGCGCGGCCCGTGTCGCGCAGCTTCAGCCGCACCACGTCGATGCGCACATGCGCACGTTCCAGCAGCGCGAAGGCCAGCCCCCAGCTGGCGACGGCGGCCATGACATAGCCCGACAGCTCGTCCGACCCGCCGAGCGAGCCTGCGCCCAGGCCCCGCAGCGTCACGTCGGTCAGGATGAACCCCACCGTCAGGATCAGGGCGATGCCCAGCAACAGGGCCACGGCCCTGTTGGCGCGCCGCAGCGCGCCAAGGATGCGATCGGCCATCGTCTCAGCGGTCGATGGTCAGGCCGACCGTCTGGCCGACGGTCTCGTTCCAGCGCGCGGCCCATTCGTCGCCTGCCCGCGCCGCCCAGTCCGGCAGCACCTCGGCCAGCAGGATCTCGCGCGCCTGCGCCAGATCCTCGTCGCTGGCCTCGACGACCGTCATCGCGGCCCGGCTGCCCGCGCAGGAGGCATCGCCCGTCAGGCAGGCGATGTCACCCTCCAGCCCGCCTTGGGCCGCCTGCCATGCGGGACCCTCCAGCCCCTCGGCCACGGCGTCGACCAGCATCACCTGCTGATCCGCGCTCAGCCCGTCGAAGCGATCGGCGTTCATCGCGATCACCACCGGGTCCCATCCGCCAAGCGGCAGGGTCAGCAGGTGGTCAGACACCTCCCACCAGCCGGCGGAATAACCCGAACCCGCGCCCGTCACCGCACAATCGATCACGCCGCGTTCCAAGGATCCCGGCACCTCGGAAAAGGCGATGTTGATCCCCTCGGCTCCGAGCGCCTCCAGCAGCTTGGTGGTCATCCGGCCCGATCCGCGCACCTTCTTGCCCTGCAGATCGGCCAGCGAGGCGACCGCTCCGCGGCAGAAGACGACCTGCGGCGGATAGGGCGCGATGCCCAGGACCTGGGCGCCGAAGCGGTCGCGCATGATATCCTCGACCATGGGGCGGGCGGCCTCGACCATGGCCTGGGCCTCGGCAGCGTCGGTGGCGATCAGGGGCACGTCCAGCCCCTCCAGCTCGGGCGCGTCGCCGACGGTGTAATCGGCCACCGTCGCGCCCACGTCGAAGACGCCGTCGCCCAGCATCCGATAGACATCCGCCCCCGCGATGCCCATCTGGTCAAAGCTGGTCAGCTGGGCGGTCATCTGCCCGTCCGTCAGCTCGGGCAGGCGTTCGGTCCAGAAACCCTGTTCGAACTGCTGGTAAAGCGGCAGGTTCGACCAGCTGCCCACGACGGCGAATTCCTCGGCATGCGCAAGCACGGGGGCCGTGGCGGTCATCAGGATGGCGATGGTCTTTTTCATGGGTTCTCTCCTGTTGGTTTATTCTTGTTCAGAGCGCCTGACCGGGTCCGGTCAGGATGCGTTCGGCCCGCGCCGCGGGGATGTCGGTGACCAGCATGTGGCCGGGCGCATGGGTCAGGGCCAGGGCGGGACGCGCGGCCTCGATCGCGGCTTGGGGCGTCACCCCGCAGGCCCAGAAGACCGGCAGATCGCCCGGCTCGATCACCGGCGGATCGCCGTAATCGGGCGCGTCCAGATCCGCGATGCCGATCAGCGACGGATCGCCCAGATGGACCGGCGCGCCATGGGCCAAGGGAAAGCCCGCGCAGATGCGCACGGCCTCGATCGCGTCGGCGGCGGGCATGGCGCGCAGGCTGACCACCAAGGGGCCGCCGAAGGGCCCGGCCGGGCGGGTCATGATGCTGGTGCGATACATCGGCACGTTGCGCCGCGCCGCCGAATGGCGCACCGGGATGCCCGCCGCGATCAGCGCATCCTCGAAGCTGAAGGAACAGCCGATCAGAAAGCTGACCATGTCGTCCCGCCACAGATCCGCGATGTCCGAGGGTTCCGCCACCAGCACGCCGTCGCGCCAGACGCGATAGCGGGGGATGTCGCGGCGGATGTCGATGTCGCGGCCCAGGGTCGGCAGGGTCGGATCGCCCGGCGCCCCCACCGCCAGCAGCGGGCAGGGCCGCGGGTTCTGCTGGCAATAGCGCAGGAAATCCGCGGCCTCGGCGGCGGGCAGGATCACCAGGTTGCCCTGCAGCGCATCGCCCCCCAGTCCCGCGGTCGGGCCCTGATGCGCGCCGCTGCGGATCAGGCGGCGCAGGGCCTGCGGATCGGCGTGCTGTGGTGAAATCACGGTCATGCGTCCCCCGTCAGATGGCATGACGAAACTGTGACGCCTCGGGACTGATTGAATCAAGAACGCAATCGACCGCAGTATTGATCTGCCCCTGCGATCAGTCGGCGGCCTCCACCGCGGCGCGGGTCACCGCGCGGCCGATCTTCTCGTTGCGGTCGGGGTCGTGGCAGATGGCGAATTCCAGATCGGGCAGCCGCGCCTCGGGGCGGACGGCGATCTCCTCCAGCCCGGCATGGGGCCAGGACCGCACGATGTCATGGGGGATGGTGCCGATGCCGAATCCCTGGCTGACCAGATGCAGCGCGGTGGCCAGCGAGGCCGAGCCATGCACCGCCACCGGCATCCGCCGCCCCGATGACAGCAGCTGCACGACCTGCCGATGCGGGATGGTGCGTTTGGGAAAGGACACGATCGGCAGGCCCGCCAGCACGTCGATCCCGGCGGGCTGGGGCACGGCGAAATGGGCGGGCGACCCGAACCAGCCCAGGCTCACCGGCGGCAGGGGCGTCATCGCGATCCCGCGCGGGGCCTGGTCGCGCAGCATGATCGCCACGTCCAGCCCGTCCTGCGCCAGCAGCATCCCCATCTGTTCGGACGTCTCGACCGAGATCTCGAAGCGCAGTTCCGGGTGGCGGGCGCGCAGCGCGGTCAGCATGCGCGGCAGGACGGTATGGGTCATCGTCTCGGCCACGCCGAGGCGGACGACCCCCGCCATGACGTTCTGGGTCAGCTCCTCCAGGATGCGGTCGCGTTGCGCGACCAGCAGCTCGGCCTCGTCGCACAGGCGCCGCCCTTCGGCGGTCAGGCGCACGCCGCGCCCGTCGCGTTCGAAGATGGCGATCTTCATGCGATCCTCCAGATGCCGCACCCGGCGCGAGATCGCCGATTGCGCAAGCCCCAGCCCGTCGGATGCGGCGCGAAAGCCGCCATGGCGCACGATGGCGCGGATGATCTCGATGTCGCGAAAGCCGAACATGGGGGCGATCTGGCCGGGACCGCGCCCCGGCGTCAAGCGCCCGCGGCGTCAGAACTCCGGCTCCAGCGCGGTTTTCAGCATGGTGCGGGCGCGGTTCACGCGGCTCTTGATCGTGCCGATGTCGCAATCGAGGATCTGGGCCGCGCGGATATAGGTCTCGCCCAGGACCGAGACCAGCACGATCGCCTCGCGGTAATGCAGGGGGATGGCGCCGATCTGGCGCCACAGCTCCATATGGCGCAAGTGCCATTCCTGGTCGGGCTGGGTCACCGGCCCGCCCGAGACGCAATCCGCATCCCCCGTGCGTTCGCGCGCGGCCTTGCGGATGTTGGTATAGAAGCGGTTGCGCATGATGGTGAACAGCCAAGCCCGCATATGCGTGCCCGCGCGATACTTGTCGGCATGTTCGATGGCGCGCAGCAGGGTCTCCTGGACCAGGTCGTCGGCATCCAGCGCCCCCTTGCACAGGGACCGCGCATAGGCGCGCATCGCCGGGATGTGGGAAAGAACGTCATCTGACATGTCCGGCGATTTCATCCGATATGTGTGCGCCATATCGAACCAATGCGTTCGCACGCGGCCCGGTTCCGGGCAGGGCGGGAAACGGCGGAACTTTGCCGCGACCATTGCGCGCCATTAAACGAATGTGAACTGCGGCGGCGGCGCGCCCATGCTAGCACTGGGGTCAGGCCGGGGCCATCCCGGCCATTTCAAGGACGGGCCAGCCATATTCATGGCCCCACCCCATTCACGAGGTTCCGATGACCCAGACCCAACCGCCCCCCGACCCCCTGGAGGAGGAGGTGCGCGGCCTGCTGGAACGGATGGAGGCCGCCCCCGTCCCCGCCCATCTGCAGGATCTGGCCCGACGGCTGGAGGCCGCGCTGGCCGCAGGCCGCGCGCGGCGGGACGACTGATCCCGGCTCACTCGGCCACGGCGGCGTCGGTCAGCCCGTCCAGGGCGGCGCCGATGCGGTCCAGCACCGCATCCTCGCCGGCCAGGTCATGGCGCTCGGCCAGCACGGCGGGCGACAGGTATCCGACGGTCGTCTCCTCGCCCTCCTGCCAGATCAGGACGCGCAGCGGCAGGTCGATCGCCGCGCGCGGGTCGCGCAGCATCAGCGGCGTGCCCAGCTGGGGATTGCCCAGGATCATCACCGTGGCGGGCGGCATCTCCAGCCCGGCCTCGCGGGCGGCGGCGGCATGGTCGATGCGGGCGACCAAGGTGGCGGGGCTGGCCTCGATGGCGGCCTCCAGCCGGTCGGCGGTGGTGGCGGCGTCATGGGGGCTGGGCTTGGTGATCCAGTCATCGGCCCAGGCCGTCCCGGCGCCGGCGGCAAGACAGATCACGGTGGCTGCGGCGCGGATCATGGCATCGTCCCTTCGGTTGCATGTCGCGACCCCAAGCCCCGGAACCGGCCGGGGTTCCATCGCCCCCGCCCGCGCCCTATGCAGGACCGGCGATGACGAGGACCTGCGATGAGCGCGACGATCCTGCTGCTGGGGGCGGGCCATGCCAATCTGCTGGCGGCGGGGCCGCTGCGCGCGGCCCTGCCCGGGGCGCGGATCACCTTGGTCGATGCGGCGCCGGTCGCGACCTATTCGGGGATGTTTCCCGGCATGATCGCAGGCCGCTATGCCGCCGACGCGCCCCAGATCCCGCTGGCCGATTTCGCCGCGCGCCACGGGATCGGGTTCCGCCAGGCGCGCATCACGGGGATCGACGCCCCCGCCCGCCGCGCGATGCTGGCGGACGGCACCGCCCTGCCCCATGACCTGGCCGCACTGGATATCGGCAGCCATACCGCCATGCCCGAGATCCCGGGCTTTGCCGATCACGCCGTGCCGGTCAAGCCGATGGCGGCATTCGCCGCCCGGCTGCGCAACGGCGCGCCCGGCCCTGCCGCCGTGATCGGCGCGGGCGTGGCGGGGTCCGAGATCGCCCTGGCCCTGCGCCGCAGCCGCCCCGTCACCCTGATCGAGGCCGGCCCGCGCATCGCCCCGGGTCTGGGCGCGCGGGCTGCCGCCGCGCTGCGCCGCGCGCTGGATCGGGCGGGGGTGACGGTTCTGACCGATGCGCGCCCGGCCCGGATCACCGCCGATGCCGTGATCCTGGATGACGGGCGGCGGATCGCCAGCGCGCTGACGGTGGGCTGCGCGGGGGCGCGGGCGCAGGACTGGCTGGCGCGCGACCTGCCGGTGGATCGGGCGGGCTTCGTGCGCGTCGGTCCCACCCTGCAGGTCGAGGGCCATCCGCATCTGCTGGCTGCGGGCGACTGCGCCGCGATGACCCATGCGCCGCGCCCCAAGGCCGGGGTCTTTGCCGTGCGCCAGGCCCCCGACCTGGTGCGCAACCTGGTGGCGCTGCACCAGGGCGGGGCGGCCCTGCGGCACAGCCCGCAGCGCGATTACCTCAAGATCATCTCGCTGGCCGACGGGCAGGGCCTTGCGGAATGGCACGGGCTGACCCTGCAGGGCCGCTGGCTGTGGCGGCTGAAGGACCGGATCGACCGCCGCTTCATGGCGGGGCTGCGGCGCTGAACCCCGTCAGCCAAGCGCCAGGACAGGCCCGCCCGCGGCGCGGGCATCCTCGGCATCATGGGTGACCAGCAGCGCGGGGATGCACGCCGCCGCGACCGCGTCGAAGGTGAACCGGCGCACCCGCGCCCGCCGGTCCGGGTCCAGCCCGGAGAACGGCTCGTCCAGCAGCACGGCGCGCGGCCGCGCCAGCAGCGTGCGCATCAACGCGACCCGCGCCCGCTGGCCGCCCGACAGGGTGGCCGGGTCGCGCGTCCCCATCCCCTGCAGGCCAGCGTGGTCCAGCGCCTCGGCCACGGCGGCACGGCGCGCGGCCCGGCCCCGGACCGCCGGCGACAGGCCGAAGGCCAGGTTGTCGGCCACCGACAGATGCGGAAACAGCAGCGCATCCTGGAACATGATCCCGATGCCGCGCCGTTCCGCGGGCAAGGACAGCATGCAGCGCCCGTCCAGCAGGACCCGGCCCCGCACGGTGAAATCCGCACCCAGATGCCCGCCGATCGCCGCCAGCAGGGTGGATTTGCCGATGCCCGAGGGTCCGGTGACGCTGGTCACGGTGCCGGGCGCCACCGCCAGCCCCAAGGGCGCGAACAAGGGCGATGCCCCCCGGGGGGCCACGGTCAGGTCGATCAGGGTCAGGGTCATGCGGCTCCTTTCAATGCGCGGCGATGGCGATGGGCCCAGGCCGGCAGGGCCAGCGCGGCCAGAAACACCCCCCAAGGCAGCGCCGCCTGCAAAACGGCATGGACCGCAGCCACCCGCCGGTCCGATCCCGATGACAGGGCCACGGCCTCGGTCGTCAGGGTGGCGATGCGGCCGCCGCCCAGAAACAACGTCGGCAGGTATTGCGCGACCGACACGGCGAATCCCACCGCCGCCGCCGTGGCGACCGGCGCCATCAGCACCGGCAGCTTGACCCGCCACAGCCGCCGCCACGGCCCCGCGCCAAGGGCGGCGGCGCTGCGGTCCAGCCGCGGGTCCAGCGCCGCCCAAGGCCCGGCCAGCGCGATCATCACATAGGGAAAGACGAACAGCCAATGCCCCCAGATCACCGCCGCCAGGGGGCCGATCGGCGCATGGATCATCATCCCCGCCAGCCCGATCAGAAAGGACAGCTGCGGCAGCAGCAGCGGCACATGGATCACCGCGCGCAGCCAGCCGCCCTGGCCGCGCCGCCCCACCCTGTCGCCGCTGTCCAGCCACGCGACCGCCGTGACCAGCGCCAGCCCGGTTGACACCGCCGCGATCAGCAGCGTCTGCCCCACCGCCCCCGACCAGCGCCCGACATCGCGCCAGGCGCGCAGCGACAGCGATTGGGGCCAGGGATCGGGCCAGCGCCAGGCAAAGCTGACCGACCACAGCGCCAGCCCGGCCATGCCGATGGCGGCCAGCGCCACGACCAGCCCCGCCGCGGCGACCGGCAGCGCGGCTAAGCCGGTCCGCCCCCGCCACGCGCCGCCCGCCGCGCAGGACCACCCGGCCCAAGGCCCCCGCCCCCGCGCCGCGGCCAGCGTCACCCCGAAGGCCCCCGCCACCAGCGCCAGCTGCAACAGCCCCCGCCGATGCCGGCAGGATCGCGCGCAGGTCCGGGTCCGACAGCATCCGCGCCACCATCACCGCCAGGGTCGGCGGGTTCGACGGCCCCAGGATCAGCGCCATGTCCACCACCGACAGCGAAAAGGCCAGCACCACCAGCACCGGCAGCCGGATCAGCGGCCAGAGCTGCGGCACGATCAGCCACAGCCAGCAGGCCAGCCGCCCATAGCCCAAGGCCCGGCCCGCGGCCAGGCTGCGCTGCAGCGGGATCTGGGTCAGCGCGCCCATCAGAATCAGGGTCAGGAAGGGCAGCTCCTTGACGGTCAGCCCCAGGATCAGCGCCAGGCCCCAGGGATCGCCCACCGTGGCGATGTCGGGCGGGCGCGCCCAACCCATCAGCGGCGCCAGC
The Paracoccus aestuarii genome window above contains:
- a CDS encoding PQQ-dependent sugar dehydrogenase — encoded protein: MPSVQHAARLRVAIAAAVAATMPFAALAAPGLTHSTVLTDLEEPWDMAFLPDGTMFFTEKCRGLSVMTADGDVRPLFGMGEAEGFALQGEDLFCEGQAGMNGVAVDPDFDANRHVYVYSASSMTAPGSNRVIRLTVGDDLDTVADRTDIIDDIPYKPEATDQPFGGPGAHNGGRIRFSPDGHLFVTTGDTHNPDVPQSPTLLGGKVLRVDRDGQAVEGNGAPEGFDPRIYTYGHRNVQGIAFRPGTGQPVVSEHGPWHSDEITALVPGGNGGWDPRPNVAGRSDCPDGYCGYEPNQMDAMDPAERAEYMPMTDLEAYPDAMVPAWENNGLSQGTSSAAFLEGEKWGDWDGRMVVGLLGIGFGGTEPGQRIDVIDLAEDGLSTNDVTTMDLPMEPGRFRAVVLGPDGDLYAAIDEGDIYRITPE
- a CDS encoding TRAP transporter small permease subunit, with product MADRILGALRRANRAVALLLGIALILTVGFILTDVTLRGLGAGSLGGSDELSGYVMAAVASWGLAFALLERAHVRIDVVRLKLRDTGRAAMDVLAMIVTNGVVLLVAFQCWPVLQKTIERGSRANTPLETPLWIPQGIWFAGWLWFAFSATVVTLSFLLAGRRAALDDTIGIGSEVEP
- a CDS encoding DUF2848 domain-containing protein: MNFTCNGAIVEIAIRHMVVAGWTGRDATAIRHHIEELAAIGVAPPSATPLYYRVAAALLTQAGRIEAVGPDSSGEVEPMIIQSGGRRWLGLGSDHTDRKLEAHSVALSKQVCAKPCAAEIWDWDSVADHLERIELESWIDEGAGWQPYQAGTLAAIRPLADLMAGAEFEALAQEGAAMMCGTFGAKGGVRPAARFRMQMRDPTSGRSISHDYATATLPEVA
- a CDS encoding c-type cytochrome, yielding MRLSLGPALAVALMLPLGAFAEQGPAEPMDDLSPDLDAGQDLYRAVCAQCHGRSARGTAVFPGLQGQAAEDLAALLIAYRAGEVEGPNAALMMPVARDLDDQQIVDVSAWLAETYP
- a CDS encoding TRAP transporter large permease, yielding MIWTVAIALLGLMALSIPVGIVLFLLGIGVAQFYSAFPLLRGMGQMIWSSSASSTLIAIPLFVLLGEILVRGGVAERTYAALDKWLSWLPGGLVHANIATSTMFSATSGSSVATAATVATVAMPQAERLNYDPRLFSGAIAAGGTLGIMIPPSINLIVYGFLTETSIPQLFLAGLMPGLLLALAFIVVTALICIARPALGGPSRSFAWSERVRSLGQLLPIMVLFGVVIGSIYAGWATPTESAAIGVAMAAVIAAAGDGLTRGAIVQALEGTIRISAMIMLVIVGAYFLNFAMTSAGLGRQLSALIGGSGLTPFGTLMLVIALYIVLGFFIETLALMVATIPIVVPIMAGLGYDKVWFGILLIVLVEMALITPPVGLNLFVVQGARKPGSINDVIMGVIPYVMVMALMVAALIALPGLALWLPSAF
- a CDS encoding MurR/RpiR family transcriptional regulator; translated protein: MKIDPSTGIRPWSAGAARDFADSPLGRQVAARLTEGSRSQRGLSDFVLRDPIFVATHGIEDVSRASGISASTISRYVRDLGIENYAAFRAAVAERVHALIAPITKLETRLAQGDGAPPAGLSLASALTQMQALQDAPTRDALTGAVTLLREARQVWVMGFGLSAHLAAILALGLQPYRDGIVNVVQYGGTEVAAGRLMSAGPGDVVVAIAFPRYSRDVADLAKVAGGMGARLIAITDSPAAPLAQRCDHLLLAPAQHPVLSSSCLPGLAMIEALLSEFLLSDPDHLDRAARLANSMAAYLSGQD
- a CDS encoding amidase, which gives rise to MTPLLSRVADALARAEALPDRAAIFTQLDAPRILAETRRQQARADAGEDLPLFGMLISVKDLFDEAGQVTGAGSRLLAGRAPADRDCTVVARLRAAGAVMFGRTSMSEFAYSGVGLNPHHGTPSSVLAPGVIPGGSSSGGAVSVGLGLVDAAIGTDTGGSLRIPATANGLWGMKPSQGLVPDAGIHPLAPSYDTPGPMARDAETLRRVLSVMADGPVTPPPAGPLTLAVPQGAFTDDLSPDMQAWFDAETARLGGDHRLEAVDMAPIGQAIGLNRIIVAVEAHRLYAADLDRLEAVGDPRVLSRIRFAETLSAQQIADAYGERARMVALFGRLMEGFDALLAPALRMMPPSIAAVAADFDRLNAAMLRNTSLVNLVDGCALVLPQDGTEPRWSLAMLAAPSGGDARLLAAGIALAA